DNA sequence from the Halobacterium sp. DL1 genome:
GACCCTTTCACGCCCACACAGAACGGGCGCCCCCTCGCGGTGTCCAGAAGCTCGCCCGAATTTTTCTATATCGTGGTATGAAGTTTACCACATAAATACCCCCCGGCAGAGTTCCCGAAACCAGTACGTTGAACTGCCTCGCAATTCGAGTGCGTCGTATGGCCCGCGAACTCGAACACGACTGCCCCAGCTGCGAGACTGAGCGGACGTTCTACCGCGCCGCCGCGACGAACCTCCACCTCGGGTTGAAGACGAAGTGGTACTGCCCGGAGTGCAGCTACGGATTCATCCGCATCGACGGCGACATCGACTCCTCGGTCTCGGCGTAACGTTTCACCAGCGCCCAGCCGACTGGATCGTCGAACCCTATTCTCCACCCTCGAACCCCTGGGGTGGCCTCCACGAGAGCGTATCTCCGAACTCGCGTTTCGGTGTCCTGAGCGGGCCACCGATATTTCGCCCTCTCGGAGAGGGCGAGAACGGTTTCGCCCTCGGCAGCAAGTAGCAGTGCTGAGCAAACGTGCTGGAGCGTTGAATTCGAGTTTCCCTCAGTCCAGCGAGCGTAGCCGACGGCAACGCCGTTTGCTGCGTCCAAACTGGTGAAACGCCGCCACCGAGTCGATTTTGCGTGGTTTCGAGTCTCATGAGGATGGCCTGGCCGGCTCCTGGCCCAACATTCTCGCTACAAGTCAGGAGAGGAGTCACTGGGCAGGAGATCGTCCCGCGTCCGGTCGAGTAACTGACTCCACGCGGGCGAGTTGCCGAGACGAGGCCCGGGGTTCGAGATACCTCCTGTCCTCTGACGGATGCCCCCGCCAGAGTTTCATCGAGGCCATCCGCCCGCACAGCGACTCGAATCCGACCAAAATCGGCGTTCCAATCCCTCACCGGCTGATATTCCGCCGCCGACCGGCGTGCAGAACCGGGCGAATGAATCGTATTCTGCGATATAGAATCGGGAGACGGCTCGGGGGCAACACCCTTCGCGCCGGGAGGAAACTAAGCAGCCGCTACGGCGGGAGAATCGGGAGACCGAGGAGCGCTACGCGTCGAGTTCGGCGGAGAACGGGCGGGTCGCGCTGGTCAGGTCTCGGAGAGAGCCGTGAACCCGTCGACCGGAATGACCGAGTAGTCGACGGAGAGCGTGTCCTTGGTGGCGCGGATGCGGCCGACGAACTCCGATATCTCGGAGAGCTTCCCCTCGAGGATGAACAGTTCCATGCAGTAGTGGTCGCCGACGTGGTTGTGGACGTTCGACGTGACGAGGCCCTCGTACTCGTGGCGGAGGCCCATCATGCGCTCC
Encoded proteins:
- a CDS encoding nickel-responsive regulator produces the protein MTVVSVSMPDELLQRIDEFAEDHGYTGRSEVIREAGRNLLGEFEDKQLEDRPLIGVVTVLFSYENSTVEERMMGLRHEYEGLVTSNVHNHVGDHYCMELFILEGKLSEISEFVGRIRATKDTLSVDYSVIPVDGFTALSET